In Marivirga salinae, a single window of DNA contains:
- the alr gene encoding alanine racemase encodes MVKHSSRIELKQSALKANINFIKKKIGKKAIFSSVVKANAYGHGIESFVPMAEKAGVHHFSVASSFEAEEVLNACHEKSQIMIMGIIYEEDIPWAIENNIEFFVYNYDRLPITLEAAKKVGKPAKVHIEVETGANRTGMPAEEFPKAISFLKKNKEHIVFQGLCTHFGGAESLSNQFKIDKQKAKYKEFLKICKDKKFEPNIRHIACSAAALAMPDTVYDLVRVGVAQYGFWPSPDIYYHHLQETDKKSDGALKRIFSWKTDIMDIRDVPEGDFIGYGTAFQASHKMKIAVMPLGYSNGYPRALSNRGYVLISGKKAPIVGLINMNLFMVDITHIPEAKVGDEVVLIGRQKNNVINVSSFTNSTQLLNNEMLSRLPSAIPRTIVK; translated from the coding sequence ATGGTAAAACACTCTTCGAGAATAGAGCTGAAACAATCAGCATTAAAAGCGAATATTAATTTTATAAAAAAGAAGATAGGAAAAAAAGCTATCTTTTCTTCAGTAGTCAAAGCCAATGCTTATGGTCATGGCATTGAGTCATTTGTACCGATGGCAGAAAAAGCTGGTGTACATCATTTTTCGGTAGCATCCTCTTTTGAAGCAGAAGAGGTACTCAATGCTTGCCATGAGAAAAGCCAAATTATGATCATGGGAATTATTTATGAAGAGGATATCCCATGGGCGATAGAAAATAATATTGAGTTTTTTGTATACAATTATGACCGTTTACCAATCACATTGGAGGCGGCTAAAAAAGTTGGAAAACCTGCTAAAGTTCATATTGAAGTTGAAACAGGAGCTAACAGAACAGGCATGCCTGCTGAAGAATTTCCTAAAGCGATTAGCTTTTTAAAGAAAAATAAAGAGCATATTGTCTTTCAAGGATTATGTACTCACTTTGGAGGTGCTGAAAGCTTGAGCAATCAATTTAAAATTGATAAGCAAAAAGCGAAGTATAAGGAGTTCTTGAAAATCTGCAAGGATAAAAAATTTGAACCTAACATCAGGCATATTGCCTGTTCGGCTGCGGCTTTGGCAATGCCAGATACGGTCTATGATTTGGTGAGAGTAGGTGTAGCTCAATATGGGTTTTGGCCCAGTCCTGATATCTATTATCATCACTTACAAGAGACTGATAAGAAATCAGATGGTGCTTTGAAAAGGATATTTAGCTGGAAAACCGATATAATGGATATTCGGGATGTCCCTGAAGGTGACTTTATCGGATATGGAACAGCGTTTCAAGCAAGTCATAAAATGAAGATAGCAGTGATGCCTTTGGGTTATTCCAATGGTTATCCAAGGGCATTATCCAACAGAGGATATGTTTTGATTAGTGGAAAAAAAGCACCTATAGTGGGTTTAATTAATATGAACTTATTTATGGTGGATATCACACATATTCCTGAAGCTAAAGTGGGAGATGAAGTAGTTTTAATTGGAAGGCAGAAGAATAATGTTATCAATGTGAGTAGTTTTACGAATAGTACTCAACTTTTGAATAATGAAATGTTAAGTAGATTGCCTTCAGCTATTCCTAGAACAATTGTGAAATAA
- a CDS encoding transglutaminase-like domain-containing protein, translating into MNFMYKNTLLLLLISIFLIACQPGEKQNSQEEKTSKNKSSKPTPKVDIADIEKGIKNYIDNKTKEADGYFHVKDENKELRLKLVRVHTEYLSNLGPNRHFACVDLADENGDVYDVDFFMEGKPGAMDVTETTVHKLNGKPFYSWKQKEDKTWHRVPIESASNELLGVIEGEDEFEFYYETTLPEIQNQAKVWIPIAQSDKFQDIEIKNMVIQGQDKMLLEKEYGNKILYLELKEEHSNKPVKITYHVKRKEKGAYEEENPNLNKFLSGNVLMPVGNQRFKEIVAEATKGKEYDSKLIQARAIYDYIIDNMRYAKNEKYGTGDAVYACDSKTGNCTEFHSLFISLARTANIPARFAIGAAIPSSRDDGGINGYHCWAEFYADNKWWPVDISEGNKYTALATYYFGRHPANRIEFTKGRDLKFEPAPQSSPVKFMAYPIFEVDGESKVSNATFSFLRTDNKEI; encoded by the coding sequence ATGAATTTTATGTATAAAAACACTTTACTCCTATTACTTATTTCCATATTTCTAATTGCATGTCAACCGGGCGAAAAGCAAAATTCTCAAGAAGAGAAAACAAGTAAAAATAAAAGCTCCAAACCAACTCCTAAAGTAGATATAGCCGATATTGAAAAGGGGATAAAAAATTATATCGACAATAAAACCAAAGAGGCAGATGGCTATTTTCATGTGAAAGATGAAAATAAGGAATTAAGGTTAAAACTTGTCAGGGTTCATACCGAATACCTTTCCAATCTGGGCCCAAACCGTCATTTTGCATGCGTAGATTTAGCAGATGAAAATGGTGATGTTTATGATGTGGATTTCTTTATGGAAGGAAAACCAGGTGCTATGGATGTAACAGAAACCACCGTTCATAAATTAAATGGAAAACCTTTCTACAGCTGGAAGCAAAAGGAAGATAAAACCTGGCACAGAGTGCCGATTGAATCAGCTTCAAATGAATTGCTTGGAGTAATTGAAGGAGAAGATGAGTTTGAATTTTATTATGAAACCACTCTACCTGAAATTCAAAATCAAGCCAAAGTATGGATTCCCATAGCTCAATCTGATAAATTTCAGGATATTGAAATTAAGAATATGGTAATTCAAGGACAGGACAAAATGCTATTAGAGAAAGAATATGGTAATAAAATCTTATACTTAGAGCTTAAAGAAGAGCACAGCAATAAGCCAGTGAAAATCACCTATCATGTAAAAAGAAAAGAAAAAGGTGCTTATGAGGAAGAAAATCCAAATCTTAATAAATTCTTAAGTGGAAATGTGTTAATGCCTGTAGGCAATCAAAGATTTAAAGAAATAGTAGCAGAAGCAACTAAAGGCAAAGAATATGACAGCAAATTAATTCAAGCTAGAGCAATTTATGATTACATAATTGATAATATGCGCTACGCTAAAAATGAAAAATATGGGACTGGAGATGCAGTTTATGCATGTGACTCTAAAACTGGAAATTGTACTGAGTTTCATTCCCTATTTATTTCTTTAGCCAGGACAGCTAATATCCCAGCTCGTTTTGCTATTGGTGCAGCAATTCCCTCCAGCAGAGATGATGGTGGAATAAATGGATACCACTGTTGGGCTGAATTTTATGCAGATAACAAATGGTGGCCAGTTGATATTAGTGAGGGAAATAAATATACTGCTTTAGCTACTTATTATTTTGGAAGACATCCAGCCAACAGAATTGAGTTTACTAAAGGCAGAGATTTAAAATTTGAACCAGCTCCTCAATCAAGCCCAGTCAAATTTATGGCCTACCCTATTTTCGAAGTGGATGGCGAAAGTAAAGTGAGTAATGCTACGTTCAGCTTCCTCCGAACAGATAATAAAGAAATATAG
- a CDS encoding ATP-grasp domain-containing protein codes for MANCFALMGWSLPVIESMQKLNKPYVVVSFPDFEDYAKEHDIPFVAYQFDEWSDTSNSLDLHEKLKPFNVDVAVPLFEETVEWAGALNSIYRDDPRVLNRAFLFRNKAMMKRKALIGGLRVGLFEEVYNKEGVKAFMKRLNQANLQVDGEEDSWVHIKPFASAGTVGHRLLRSMDDVDEKCQEDDFPCLAESHLPGTEFSCEAFVHKGKIRFLNITEYVKLGYSNFIPEGNLLHSKRDRIMKEMQKLVDLFGIEYGMIHPEWFLTEDDTLSFGEVACRIPGGHILELAGKAYDFDALGAFVLCHDPDLTEEELNEILPAIDARPKNFYGNVMIYPHKNSISKLEIPEELKEEPYFLDHNLVPPMTTQKISDRDGFGNHFGTVNFKGEDPDRMTELLLHYENVDFYH; via the coding sequence ATGGCAAATTGTTTTGCACTAATGGGTTGGAGTTTACCCGTAATCGAGAGTATGCAAAAACTCAATAAACCTTATGTAGTGGTATCATTTCCTGATTTTGAGGATTATGCCAAAGAGCATGATATCCCTTTTGTTGCTTATCAATTTGATGAATGGAGTGATACTTCCAATTCTTTGGATTTACATGAGAAATTAAAACCCTTTAATGTGGATGTGGCTGTACCGCTATTTGAAGAAACAGTAGAATGGGCAGGTGCATTGAATTCTATTTACAGGGATGATCCTCGTGTTTTAAACCGAGCATTTCTATTTAGAAATAAAGCCATGATGAAGAGAAAAGCTTTAATTGGTGGTTTGCGTGTAGGTTTATTTGAAGAGGTTTACAACAAAGAAGGTGTTAAGGCCTTTATGAAAAGGTTAAATCAGGCTAACCTCCAAGTAGATGGAGAAGAAGATAGCTGGGTACATATTAAACCTTTTGCATCAGCAGGTACTGTTGGGCACCGATTATTGCGCTCTATGGATGACGTTGATGAAAAATGTCAAGAGGATGATTTTCCTTGCTTAGCAGAAAGCCACTTACCAGGAACAGAATTTTCATGTGAAGCATTTGTTCATAAAGGGAAAATTAGATTCTTAAATATTACCGAATATGTGAAATTAGGGTATTCTAATTTCATTCCTGAAGGAAATTTACTGCATAGCAAACGTGATAGAATCATGAAAGAAATGCAGAAGTTGGTAGATTTATTCGGCATTGAATATGGAATGATTCATCCAGAATGGTTCTTAACTGAAGATGATACCTTAAGTTTTGGTGAGGTGGCTTGCCGAATCCCTGGTGGTCACATTCTAGAACTAGCGGGCAAAGCTTATGATTTTGATGCTTTAGGAGCATTTGTATTGTGCCACGATCCTGATCTAACGGAAGAGGAGTTGAATGAAATATTACCAGCAATAGATGCAAGGCCTAAGAATTTCTACGGAAATGTGATGATTTATCCTCATAAGAATTCTATTTCCAAATTAGAAATACCTGAGGAGTTAAAAGAAGAGCCATATTTCTTAGACCATAACTTGGTGCCACCGATGACTACCCAAAAAATAAGTGATCGTGATGGTTTCGGGAACCATTTTGGTACAGTAAACTTTAAGGGAGAAGACCCTGATAGAATGACGGAATTATTATTACATTATGAAAATGTAGATTTCTATCATTAA